From Streptomyces sp. CMB-StM0423, a single genomic window includes:
- a CDS encoding methyltransferase → MSSTRKAAAAAATALPDGPRPRPGGDGAGSSGTYSVLDFLTDGENDAAGRQLVQLFSGYLYTPVAVAIVELGILGRLAGKALTPEDIAKDAGTDPDATGRLLRAGMAVGLLSGDEDGRFRLSAAGERLGPDAGRLGEMAVLWLEPIREAMVGLAEHVRSGQQVDPAAPGGFWDYLGSHPGEAVKFARAMGYATSRLPAALDAAGYRPPAASRVVDVGGNRGTMLAWLLKALPDAAGVIFDRAEAMATAPDFLGAAGVQHRTELVPGSFFNEVPEGDLHLLSRVLHNWDDKSVRRIVANCAKAGSRGGSLVVVEYVLPAVPEPAAGHLMDVMMMVLYGGRERTLEQHRALIEPCGYALREEYPVGAVDGGQPPLRVLEFVRT, encoded by the coding sequence TTGTCCAGCACCAGAAAGGCGGCCGCCGCGGCGGCGACCGCACTCCCGGACGGCCCCCGGCCCCGCCCCGGCGGCGACGGCGCCGGCTCCTCCGGCACGTACTCCGTGCTCGACTTCCTGACCGACGGCGAGAACGACGCCGCCGGCCGCCAGTTGGTCCAGCTCTTCTCGGGCTACCTCTACACCCCCGTCGCCGTCGCGATCGTCGAGTTAGGCATCCTCGGCCGGTTAGCGGGCAAGGCGCTCACCCCTGAGGACATCGCGAAGGACGCGGGCACCGACCCCGATGCCACGGGCCGGCTGCTGCGGGCGGGGATGGCCGTCGGGCTGCTCTCCGGGGACGAGGACGGCAGGTTCCGGCTGTCCGCGGCCGGCGAGCGGCTCGGCCCGGACGCCGGGCGGCTCGGCGAGATGGCCGTGCTGTGGCTGGAGCCGATCCGCGAGGCCATGGTGGGCCTCGCCGAGCACGTACGCAGCGGGCAGCAGGTCGATCCGGCCGCCCCCGGCGGCTTCTGGGACTACCTGGGCAGCCACCCGGGCGAGGCCGTGAAGTTCGCCCGCGCCATGGGCTACGCCACCTCCCGGCTGCCGGCCGCCCTGGACGCCGCCGGCTACCGCCCGCCGGCCGCCTCGCGGGTCGTGGACGTCGGCGGCAACCGGGGCACGATGCTCGCCTGGCTGCTCAAGGCGCTGCCCGACGCGGCCGGGGTGATCTTCGACCGCGCCGAGGCGATGGCGACGGCCCCGGACTTCCTCGGCGCCGCCGGCGTCCAGCACCGCACCGAGCTGGTGCCCGGCAGCTTCTTCAACGAGGTGCCCGAGGGCGACCTGCACCTGCTCAGCCGGGTGCTGCACAACTGGGACGACAAGAGCGTCCGGCGGATCGTCGCCAACTGCGCGAAGGCCGGCAGCAGGGGCGGTTCGCTCGTCGTCGTCGAGTACGTCCTGCCCGCCGTGCCGGAACCGGCGGCCGGCCACCTGATGGACGTCATGATGATGGTCCTCTACGGGGGCAGGGAGCGGACCCTGGAGCAGCACCGGGCGCTCATCGAGCCCTGCGGTTACGCGCTGCGCGAGGAGTACCCCGTCGGGGCGGTGGACGGCGGCCAGCCGCCGCTGCGGGTGCTGGAGTTCGTACGCACCTGA
- a CDS encoding aromatic prenyltransferase, which produces MPEAAKLETVYSAVEETSRLVAAPCSREKVWPALDTFGKWLGDDAHIIFSMGTGERYRGELAFDFTLPTETGDPYAAAVAGGLLDKTDHAVTGLFPEIRDRFPVDAYAVDFGVVGGFRKAVTFFPLAKPQSMKALAELPSMPPALAEHADSFGEAGLDGKVSAIGVDYRSRSWNLYISGLTPEYTRPDAIVPALRGMGLPEPSEHMLEFIGTSYAMYPTFGWDTTRIERMCFSTRTSDPDLLPSRIAPEVGKFARDMPTVHGGDPTYVYAGTVARGEEFFKLASYYQMSSQVSDRVRPAD; this is translated from the coding sequence ATGCCCGAGGCCGCCAAACTGGAAACCGTCTATTCGGCCGTCGAGGAGACCTCCCGGCTGGTGGCTGCGCCATGTTCCCGGGAGAAGGTCTGGCCGGCTCTGGACACCTTCGGCAAGTGGCTCGGGGACGACGCCCACATCATCTTCAGCATGGGGACCGGCGAGCGTTACCGGGGCGAGCTGGCCTTCGACTTCACCTTGCCCACCGAGACGGGCGACCCTTATGCCGCCGCGGTGGCCGGCGGCCTGCTCGACAAGACCGACCACGCGGTCACGGGGCTGTTTCCCGAGATTCGCGACCGCTTTCCCGTCGATGCCTATGCCGTTGATTTCGGCGTCGTCGGCGGCTTCCGGAAAGCGGTGACTTTCTTCCCGCTCGCCAAGCCGCAGAGCATGAAGGCGCTCGCGGAACTGCCGTCCATGCCGCCGGCCCTCGCCGAGCACGCCGATTCCTTCGGCGAGGCCGGTCTCGACGGCAAGGTGTCCGCCATCGGCGTCGACTACCGCAGCCGCAGTTGGAACCTCTACATCAGCGGGCTCACCCCCGAGTACACGCGCCCCGACGCCATCGTCCCCGCCCTGCGCGGCATGGGGCTGCCGGAGCCGAGCGAGCACATGCTGGAGTTCATCGGCACCTCGTACGCCATGTACCCGACCTTCGGCTGGGACACCACCCGCATCGAGCGCATGTGCTTCTCCACCCGGACCTCCGACCCGGATCTGCTGCCGTCCCGGATAGCGCCCGAGGTCGGGAAGTTCGCCCGCGACATGCCGACCGTGCACGGCGGCGACCCGACGTACGTCTACGCCGGCACGGTGGCGAGGGGCGAGGAGTTCTTCAAGCTCGCCTCGTATTACCAGATGTCATCTCAGGTTTCCGACCGGGTACGTCCCGCGGACTGA
- a CDS encoding PhzA/PhzB family protein, with the protein MTPSVSRPPDTAAPVFTDHHDLRARNLLAVEQYMRTGAEARLRRYTLYTDEGTASLFYTDMGRPIVVRGREKLKRHGELSMQVLPDWQWHDVHIYQTQDPSVIWVECQGEGTILFPGYPQGRYRNHFIHGFTLSDGQILASREYTNPIEHMRALSIETPHIERDWIPS; encoded by the coding sequence ATGACCCCGTCCGTGTCCCGACCACCCGACACCGCCGCTCCGGTGTTCACCGACCACCACGACCTGCGGGCCCGCAACCTCCTGGCCGTCGAGCAGTACATGCGGACCGGCGCGGAGGCCCGGCTGCGGCGCTACACCCTCTACACCGACGAGGGCACCGCGTCGCTCTTCTACACCGACATGGGGCGGCCCATCGTCGTCAGGGGGCGCGAGAAGCTGAAGCGCCACGGCGAGTTGTCGATGCAGGTGCTGCCGGACTGGCAGTGGCACGACGTGCACATCTACCAGACACAGGACCCGTCGGTCATCTGGGTCGAGTGCCAGGGCGAGGGCACCATCCTCTTCCCCGGCTATCCCCAGGGCCGCTACCGCAACCACTTCATCCACGGCTTCACCCTCAGCGACGGACAGATCCTGGCGAGCCGCGAGTACACCAACCCGATCGAGCACATGCGCGCGCTGAGCATCGAGACCCCCCACATCGAGCGGGACTGGATCCCCTCCTGA
- a CDS encoding DUF1330 domain-containing protein, translating into MTAYAIAKLQDAAPHPEVADYIERLPATFEPYGGRFLVHATPHEVKEGDWPGAVVMIGFPGIAEARAWWESPAYRELAPLRSRHIDGDIILVEGVPGDYVPTAAVRAIREAAAGGGA; encoded by the coding sequence ATGACCGCCTACGCCATCGCCAAGCTGCAGGACGCCGCCCCCCACCCGGAGGTCGCCGACTACATCGAGCGGCTGCCGGCCACCTTCGAGCCGTACGGCGGGCGCTTCCTCGTGCACGCCACGCCGCACGAGGTGAAGGAGGGCGACTGGCCCGGGGCCGTGGTCATGATCGGCTTCCCCGGGATCGCCGAGGCGCGGGCCTGGTGGGAGTCGCCGGCCTACCGGGAGCTGGCGCCGCTGCGTTCGCGGCACATCGACGGCGACATCATCCTCGTCGAGGGCGTGCCCGGGGACTACGTCCCGACGGCCGCGGTCCGCGCGATCCGCGAGGCCGCCGCCGGGGGCGGCGCGTAG
- a CDS encoding FAD-dependent monooxygenase has protein sequence MAAPVLIAGGGIGGLTTALSLHAAGIDSLVVESARRIEPLGVGINLLSHGVRELTELGLGDELAELGVPTAEYVFCDKSGNQLFAQPRGKATGSNWPQYCIHRGELHLMLLDEVRRRLGADAVRTGTRLHGFTQHGDGVEVVVTDRDSGATETVQAAGLIGADGLNSTVRARLHPDERQLAWSGQRMWRGVTEGVPPFLTGRSWAGASDGDVTLVAYPIGKDRTNWVCLVRVAEPGLLPEAADGPVDDRREGLLKEVLSHYEGWSLGWLDVRDLLERSGDVLEYPMVDRDPLPAWGSGRVTLLGDAAHPMYPAGGNGAAQAVLDARVLAYELARADGDVPAGLAAYESARLEEANGVVMAARAMERATSPDTWDRARVTQMMEMYRKKAESEVAQLNSRPSYTPPRRE, from the coding sequence ATGGCCGCTCCCGTGCTCATCGCCGGCGGCGGCATCGGCGGGCTCACCACCGCGCTGAGCCTGCACGCCGCCGGCATCGACTCGCTCGTCGTCGAGAGCGCCCGCCGCATCGAACCCCTCGGCGTCGGCATCAACCTCCTCTCCCACGGCGTCCGCGAGCTGACCGAACTGGGGCTCGGCGACGAGCTCGCCGAACTCGGCGTGCCCACCGCCGAGTACGTCTTCTGCGACAAGTCCGGCAACCAGCTCTTCGCCCAGCCCCGCGGCAAGGCGACCGGCTCGAACTGGCCGCAGTACTGCATCCACCGCGGCGAACTGCACCTGATGCTCCTGGACGAGGTCCGCAGGCGGCTCGGCGCCGACGCCGTCCGCACCGGCACCCGGCTGCACGGCTTCACCCAGCACGGCGACGGCGTCGAGGTCGTCGTGACGGACCGCGACAGCGGTGCCACCGAGACCGTCCAGGCCGCCGGGCTGATCGGCGCGGACGGGCTGAACTCCACGGTCCGCGCCCGGCTGCACCCCGACGAGAGGCAACTGGCCTGGTCCGGCCAGCGGATGTGGCGCGGCGTGACCGAGGGCGTGCCGCCGTTCCTCACCGGCCGCTCCTGGGCCGGGGCGAGCGACGGCGACGTGACGCTCGTGGCGTACCCGATCGGCAAGGACCGCACCAACTGGGTCTGCCTGGTACGGGTCGCCGAGCCGGGCCTGCTGCCCGAGGCCGCCGACGGCCCGGTCGACGACCGCCGCGAGGGCCTGCTCAAGGAGGTGCTGTCGCACTACGAGGGCTGGTCGCTGGGCTGGCTCGACGTGCGCGACCTGCTGGAGCGCTCCGGGGACGTCCTGGAGTACCCGATGGTCGACCGCGACCCGCTGCCCGCCTGGGGCAGCGGCCGCGTCACGCTCCTCGGCGACGCCGCCCACCCCATGTACCCGGCGGGCGGCAACGGCGCGGCACAGGCCGTCCTGGACGCGCGGGTGCTGGCGTACGAACTGGCGCGGGCGGACGGGGACGTGCCGGCCGGGCTGGCCGCGTACGAGAGCGCCCGCCTGGAGGAGGCCAACGGCGTCGTCATGGCCGCCAGGGCCATGGAGCGGGCCACGAGCCCCGACACCTGGGACCGCGCCCGGGTCACGCAGATGATGGAGATGTACCGCAAGAAGGCCGAGAGCGAGGTGGCGCAGCTCAACTCCCGCCCCTCCTACACCCCGCCGCGCCGGGAGTAG
- a CDS encoding GntR family transcriptional regulator, with protein sequence MPSAARLREQPAAGRPSPAGGGAGGHGTAAARRRRLRADRARQLADLLRGQVLGGAYAGGVLPHESVLGADYGATRNTVRQVLDLLRSERLVVRVPGLGTVVVAEKYAHGLDRLQGLAETLHEHGRVTNGIRTAGPVAAPACVAERLGAPEGGEVLYVERLRRLGGLPLSLDLTYLPMDIGVRLLGADLENTDRRDGRADAARADALRRGHVHPRLRRDGPARRAGPHRVPLGPVPPAHRPPGA encoded by the coding sequence ATGCCTTCCGCAGCACGCCTGAGAGAGCAGCCCGCCGCCGGCCGGCCGAGCCCGGCCGGCGGCGGTGCCGGCGGTCACGGCACGGCCGCCGCGCGCCGCCGCCGGCTGCGCGCGGACCGGGCGCGGCAGTTGGCCGACCTGCTGCGCGGCCAGGTGCTCGGCGGCGCGTACGCCGGCGGCGTGCTGCCGCACGAGTCGGTCCTCGGCGCCGACTACGGCGCCACCCGCAACACCGTGCGCCAGGTGCTCGACCTGCTGCGCTCCGAGCGGCTGGTGGTGCGGGTGCCCGGGCTGGGCACGGTGGTCGTCGCGGAGAAGTACGCGCACGGGCTCGACCGGCTGCAGGGCCTGGCCGAGACGCTGCACGAGCACGGCCGCGTCACCAACGGGATCCGCACCGCGGGCCCGGTCGCCGCCCCCGCCTGCGTCGCCGAGCGCCTCGGCGCGCCCGAGGGCGGCGAGGTGCTGTACGTGGAGCGGCTGCGCCGCCTCGGCGGGCTGCCGCTCTCCCTGGACCTGACGTACCTGCCCATGGACATCGGCGTCCGGCTCCTCGGCGCCGACCTGGAGAACACCGATCGCCGCGATGGGCGCGCGGACGCCGCACGAGCTGATGCGCTGCGCCGAGGTCACGTGCATCCGCGACTGCGCCGAGATGGCCCCGCGCGCCGCGCTGGCCCGCACCGAGTCCCGCTGGGGCCTGTACCACCGGCGCACCGACCACCCGGCGCGTGA
- a CDS encoding SAM-dependent methyltransferase: MTDDGDPAGREGRMPLPDARKPHPSRFWDYALGGRDNVHADRDLLEEAEQIMPDLKVLTREQRLFVDRTVEYWVGEAGVRQILDIGGGMPTDIYDNVHEVAHRIAPDTRVVYVDKNPVAVAHMAALQADGEYTVALEGDARDPDTILFDEVVRSTLDFTMPVGVLLSGILHFLTDEEDPAAIVSRIHEAVVPGSFLSVNHISSDVDPRVPDVIEIFRRASDPLIDRGRADLERILAPWTMVDPGLVPVSQWRPAGEVQNACDAYGAVLRKV; this comes from the coding sequence ATGACGGATGACGGGGACCCGGCCGGTCGCGAGGGGAGAATGCCGCTGCCGGACGCGCGCAAGCCCCATCCCTCGCGCTTCTGGGACTACGCGCTGGGCGGCCGTGACAACGTGCACGCCGACCGCGACCTGCTGGAGGAGGCCGAGCAGATCATGCCCGACCTCAAGGTGCTCACGCGGGAGCAGCGGCTCTTCGTCGACCGCACCGTCGAGTACTGGGTCGGCGAGGCCGGGGTGCGGCAGATCCTCGACATCGGCGGGGGCATGCCCACGGACATCTACGACAACGTCCACGAGGTCGCCCACCGCATCGCGCCGGACACGCGGGTCGTGTACGTCGACAAGAACCCCGTCGCCGTCGCGCACATGGCGGCCCTCCAGGCCGACGGCGAGTACACGGTGGCCCTCGAAGGCGACGCGCGCGACCCGGACACCATCCTGTTCGACGAAGTCGTCAGGTCCACCCTGGACTTCACGATGCCCGTCGGCGTCCTGCTCTCGGGCATCCTGCACTTCCTCACCGACGAGGAGGACCCGGCGGCCATCGTGTCCCGGATCCACGAGGCGGTGGTGCCGGGCAGCTTCCTGTCGGTCAACCACATCTCGTCCGACGTCGACCCGCGCGTGCCGGACGTCATCGAGATCTTCCGCCGGGCCAGCGACCCGCTGATCGACCGGGGCCGCGCGGACCTGGAGCGGATCCTGGCGCCCTGGACCATGGTCGATCCCGGCCTGGTTCCGGTGAGTCAGTGGCGCCCGGCCGGCGAGGTGCAGAACGCGTGCGACGCCTACGGGGCGGTGCTGCGCAAGGTGTGA
- a CDS encoding S1 family peptidase produces MKIPRTTPTGASRGKLRFITATAGLAAVAALALPAGANAQEASPSFSAAELRAVDQAVGEAGVAGSAWYVDRASDTVVVTVDSTVSKAEVARITEAAGEQAGAVDINRTNGKFTKYIAGGEAITTGGARCSLGFNVQNSSGTKFALTAGHCTNIGSSWSIGTRTGTSFPTNDYGIIRHSNPAAADGRVYLYNGSYQDITNAANPSVGQSVRRSGSTTGVHGGSVTGLNATVNYGGGDIVYGMIQTNVCAEPGDSGGSLFAGSTALGLTSGGSGNCSSGGTTFYQPVVEALNAYGVSVF; encoded by the coding sequence GTGAAGATCCCTCGCACCACCCCCACCGGGGCTTCCCGCGGCAAGCTGCGGTTCATCACCGCGACCGCCGGCCTCGCCGCCGTGGCAGCGCTCGCGCTGCCCGCGGGTGCGAACGCGCAGGAAGCCTCACCCTCGTTCAGCGCGGCCGAACTCCGGGCCGTCGACCAGGCGGTCGGCGAAGCGGGCGTCGCGGGCAGCGCCTGGTACGTGGACCGCGCCAGCGACACCGTCGTGGTCACCGTCGACAGCACCGTCTCCAAGGCCGAGGTGGCCCGGATCACCGAGGCGGCCGGCGAGCAGGCCGGAGCGGTCGACATCAACCGCACCAACGGCAAGTTCACCAAGTACATCGCCGGCGGCGAAGCCATCACCACCGGCGGCGCCCGCTGCTCGCTCGGCTTCAACGTCCAGAACAGCAGCGGTACCAAGTTCGCCCTGACCGCCGGTCACTGCACCAACATCGGCAGCTCGTGGTCCATCGGTACCAGGACCGGCACCAGCTTCCCGACGAACGACTACGGCATCATCCGGCACTCCAACCCCGCAGCGGCGGACGGCCGGGTGTACCTGTACAACGGGTCGTACCAGGACATCACCAACGCCGCCAACCCGTCGGTCGGGCAGTCCGTCCGGCGCAGCGGCAGCACCACCGGTGTGCACGGCGGGTCCGTCACGGGCCTGAACGCCACCGTCAACTACGGCGGCGGCGACATCGTGTACGGCATGATCCAGACGAACGTCTGCGCCGAGCCCGGCGACAGCGGCGGCTCGCTCTTCGCCGGCAGCACGGCCCTCGGCCTGACCTCCGGCGGCAGCGGCAACTGCTCCTCCGGCGGCACCACGTTCTACCAGCCGGTCGTCGAGGCCCTGAACGCCTACGGCGTCAGCGTCTTCTAG